From Phoenix dactylifera cultivar Barhee BC4 unplaced genomic scaffold, palm_55x_up_171113_PBpolish2nd_filt_p 002354F, whole genome shotgun sequence, one genomic window encodes:
- the LOC120109547 gene encoding alternative NAD(P)H-ubiquinone oxidoreductase C1, chloroplastic/mitochondrial-like: MSFIKTFQVLLVDQSDRFVFKPLLYELLSGEVDDWEIAPSFTDLLRNTSVQFVKDRVKLLRPLDHLNRIEMREPGRSRSGGLVQLESGIIIEYDWLVLALGAEAKLDVVPGSAEYAFPFSTLEDARKVNSKLRMLERERFGKDSPPIRVAIVGCGYSGVELAATISERLEHRGIIQAISVETAICPNAPPGNREAAFRVRIHIEHILIEYKIYGSLCLSKLCIHISLLIQVFMVSAISFVC, encoded by the exons ATGTCATTTATTAAAACATTTCAGGTGCTGCTTGTAGATCAGTCTGATCGATTTGTTTTTAAGCCATTGCTGTATGAACTACTATCTGGAG AAGTAGATGACTGGGAAATAGCACCGTCCTTTACAGACTTACTGAGGAACACCAGTGTGCAATTTGTCAAGGACAGGGTCAAGCTTTTACGCCCTTTGGACCACTTAAATCGTATAGAAATGAGGGAGCCTGGAAGGTCACGCTCTGGAGGATTGGTTCAACTTGAGAGTGGGATAATCATTGAATATGACTG GCtggttctagctttaggagctGAAGCAAAACTTGATGTTGTCCCAGGATCTGCTGAATATGCCTTTCCTTTCTCGACCTTGGAGGATGCTCGT AAAGTCAACAGCAAGTTAAGAATGTTGGAACGAGAGAGGTTTGGTAAGGATTCCCCTCCCATACGTGTGGCTATTGTCGGTTGTGGCTACTCTGGTGTTGAGTTAGCTGCTACCATTTCTGAAAGACTCGAACATAGAGGGATAATTCAAGCAATCAGTGTTGAAACTGCTATTTGTCCGAATGCTCCACCTGGAAATAGAGAAGCTGCATTCAGAGTAAGAATTCATATTGAGCATATTTTGATAGAATACAAAATTTATGGCTCTCTGTGTTTGTCCAAATTGTGCATTCACATTAGTCTTTTGATTCAGGTTTTTATGGTGTCTGCCATCTCATTTGTATGTTGA